Proteins from a single region of Gossypium arboreum isolate Shixiya-1 chromosome 1, ASM2569848v2, whole genome shotgun sequence:
- the LOC108464992 gene encoding disease resistance response protein 206-like, giving the protein MASNTWGFLSFFMVLVVTSAYPIKTKQYKPCKHLVLYFHDIIYNGMNKENATSAIVAAPQGANLTILASQFHFGNIAVFDDPITLDNNLHSKPVGRAQGMYLYDTKNTYTAWLGFSFVFNSTDYYQGTINFIGADPLMNKTRDISIVGGTGDFFMHRGVATLMTDSFEGEVYFRLKVDIKFYECW; this is encoded by the coding sequence ATGGCATCAAATACTTGGGGTTTCCTTTCATTTTTCATGGTTCTCGTTGTAACCTCAGCCTATCCAATAAAAACCAAGCAATATAAACCATGCAAACACTTGGTTCTTTACTTCCATGACATTATTTACAATGGGATGAACAAAGAGAATGCTACATCCGCCATTGTTGCAGCACCACAAGGGGCTAACTTGACCATCTTGGCAAGTCAGTTCCATTTTGGGAACATAGCGGTATTCGATGATCCCATTACCTTGGATAATAACCTTCATTCAAAGCCTGTTGGTAGGGCTCAAGGCATGTATCTTTATGATACCAAAAACACTTACACTGCTTGGTTAGGGTTTTCATTTGTTTTCAACAGCACTGATTATTACCAAGGTACCATTAATTTCATTGGAGCTGATCCATTGATGAATAAGACTAGAGATATCTCTATTGTTGGTGGCACTGGTGACTTTTTCATGCATAGGGGTGTTGCAACTTTGATGACTGATTCCTTTGAAGGTGAAGTGTATTTCAGGCTCAAAGTTGATATCAAGTTCTATGAATGCTGGTGA